CTTTGCCGATATTTGACCACGCCCTCAGACGCATCCGGGGCTTGAGCGGCGGCGATACTGAAGCAGATGACACCCATCAGCAACACAATGGCATGACTCTTTTTCACCAATCTTCTCACGGGGCCCTCCTTTCCTCCGTCCTGTACAGACGCTTCCGGCGCCGGTATTGTAACAGCGTTGATATCGCCAGAGAAGGAGAAGGGTCTTTATGGCCAGGTGGCTTCACTTTTTCCTTATCCTTGCAGCGGTCACGCTGAACCCTACGCTTACCGCCGCCCGTGTTGCCCGCGTCGTCGTCGACAGGCGAGAAACCATCCTAAACGGTCGCACCTTCGGCACCGCCGGGCCTTATGAAAAGATCGTCGGCAAGATCTCCTTCTCCTTCGACCCTACCAACCCCAAAAACACCAGGATCGTCGACCTCAACAAAGCCCCGCGCAATGCCGACGGACTCGTGGAGGCAAGGGCGAACTTCATGGTACTGCGGCCCAAAAATCCCGTACGCGGTGGTGGGACGGCATTACTCGAAGTAAGCAACCGTGGAGGCAAGGCCGTGCTCCCATACTTCAACAGCGGGACCTGGACACGCGATCCGAGGCTCGAGCCGCACTTCGGGGATGGATTCCTGATGCGGCTCGGTCTCACCATCATCTGGGTCGGCTGGCAACATGATGTGCCGCCCCGCAAATGCTTGCTCCGACTCCATGTGCCGGTGGCGCGAGAGGGAAACCGCCCGATTCAAGGTCTTGTCCGAAGCGACTGGACCGTCGATCGACCAACTAAGACGCTCGCCCTTGGCCACCGAAACCATATCGCCTATCCCGTCTCTGACCCGAACCACGCAGACAACGTGTTGACGGTCCGGGACGGTCGACTGACACCTCGTCGAACCGTACCGAGGCATGAGTGGCGCTTTGCGCGCGAGGAAAACGGACGCGTGGTCTCGAGTTGCACCATCATATATAAGGAATCGAGTTTCGAGGCGGGGAAGATCTACGAGCTGGTGTACCGCGCCCAGGATCCGAAAGTGGTTGGTCTCGGATTGGCGGCGGTTCGCGACATGATGTCGTATGCCAAGTATGATCCCGCCGGTTTGTTCCCGGTGAAAAATGGGATTGCCATCGGCATCTCACAATCCGGACGATTCCTCCGCCAGTTCCTCTATCAGGGGTTCAATACGGACGAGCACGGGCGGAAGGTCTTTGACGGCCTGATCATTCACACGGCGGGTGCCGGGCGGGGGAGCTTCAATCACCGATTTGCA
This Candidatus Methylomirabilota bacterium DNA region includes the following protein-coding sequences:
- a CDS encoding alpha/beta hydrolase domain-containing protein gives rise to the protein MARWLHFFLILAAVTLNPTLTAARVARVVVDRRETILNGRTFGTAGPYEKIVGKISFSFDPTNPKNTRIVDLNKAPRNADGLVEARANFMVLRPKNPVRGGGTALLEVSNRGGKAVLPYFNSGTWTRDPRLEPHFGDGFLMRLGLTIIWVGWQHDVPPRKCLLRLHVPVAREGNRPIQGLVRSDWTVDRPTKTLALGHRNHIAYPVSDPNHADNVLTVRDGRLTPRRTVPRHEWRFAREENGRVVSSCTIIYKESSFEAGKIYELVYRAQDPKVVGLGLAAVRDMMSYAKYDPAGLFPVKNGIAIGISQSGRFLRQFLYQGFNTDEHGRKVFDGLIIHTAGAGRGSFNHRFAQPSRDAHRYSSFFYPTDIFPFTSRTQTDPETGLKTGLFTHMDNSDHLPKIFYTNTGYEYWGRAASLIHTTTDGARDIEPYPNERMYHLASGQHFVGRFPPDSKLPGSRAYRGNPLNFLYTMRALLARMVAWVRDHTEPPPSAYPRIDAGTLVPIAQLKFPTLRGVTFPQVAHEAYRVNYGPRWQEGIIDRQPPELGKPFPILVPQVNTFGNELGGVRSVEILVPLATYTPWNLRTGFPGATDELTDFLGTYIPLPKTEAERRQTGDPRPSIESLYNDKKDYLRSVERAARSLVKQGFLLDKDVPAVVNRAGQHWDWIFRLSREPTRN